A stretch of the Archangium violaceum genome encodes the following:
- a CDS encoding AAA family ATPase has product MSELLSPAEVQGAAEKVAQLQKGLNQVLLDQTQVVEQVAAAVLARGHVLLEGLPGLGKTELCKALARLLGLPFRRIQFTPDLLPGDITGTYVLEGEGRRDFTFREGPLFANVVLADEINRSSPKTQAALLEAMQERGVTVLGQTRPLPEPFFVLATQNPIELEGTYPLPEAQLDRFLFRVQVPPVGAKTLTTLLTTRVRGTPPVLPPATDAEGLASLFAAVDRVHLPVPVADFIGRLVEASDPRGPGAPEPVRRFVRYGASPRAALALAAAGRALALMRGKPNVGFDEVVAAAPAVLNHRLVLAYEASLEKVGTMDVVRALLQAVPEVPRA; this is encoded by the coding sequence GTGTCGGAACTGTTGAGCCCCGCCGAGGTACAGGGGGCGGCGGAGAAGGTGGCTCAGCTCCAGAAGGGGCTGAACCAGGTGCTGCTCGACCAGACGCAGGTGGTGGAGCAGGTGGCGGCGGCGGTGCTCGCGCGAGGCCACGTGCTGCTCGAGGGCCTGCCGGGTCTCGGCAAGACGGAGTTGTGCAAGGCGCTCGCGCGGCTGCTCGGGCTGCCCTTCCGCCGCATCCAGTTCACCCCGGACCTGCTGCCCGGCGACATCACCGGCACCTACGTCCTCGAGGGCGAGGGCCGCCGCGACTTCACCTTCCGCGAGGGGCCCCTCTTCGCCAACGTGGTGCTCGCGGACGAAATCAACCGCTCCAGCCCCAAGACACAGGCCGCGCTGCTGGAGGCCATGCAGGAGCGCGGCGTCACGGTGCTCGGCCAGACGCGCCCGCTGCCCGAGCCCTTCTTCGTGCTCGCCACCCAGAACCCCATCGAGCTGGAGGGCACCTACCCCCTGCCCGAGGCGCAGCTCGACCGCTTCCTCTTCCGCGTCCAGGTGCCGCCCGTGGGCGCGAAGACGCTCACCACCCTGCTCACCACGCGCGTGCGCGGCACCCCGCCCGTGCTGCCGCCCGCCACGGACGCCGAGGGGCTCGCCTCCCTCTTCGCCGCGGTGGACCGGGTGCACCTGCCCGTGCCGGTGGCGGACTTCATCGGACGGCTGGTGGAGGCGAGTGATCCACGCGGCCCGGGCGCGCCGGAGCCGGTGCGTCGCTTCGTGCGTTACGGGGCCAGCCCTCGCGCGGCACTGGCGTTGGCCGCCGCCGGACGGGCGCTCGCGTTGATGCGGGGCAAGCCCAACGTGGGCTTCGACGAGGTGGTGGCCGCCGCTCCCGCCGTCCTCAACCACCGGCTGGTGCTCGCCTACGAGGCCTCGCTGGAGAAGGTGGGGACGATGGACGTGGTGCGCGCCCTGCTCCAGGCCGTCCCCGAGGTGCCTCGTGCGTGA